CATGAGGTTGTCTGTGCAGGACAGTGTTTTCCATCAAGTACAGAGTTACATTTGGCATGTCAAGAAGAGAGAATATAATCCCACAGCAGcagccatttaaaataaaagaagacagcCACAAGGATTCatgcagaatattttaaatattcccaTTGAGCAAAATGATTtaactgattttgttttcttcaagggTGATGGTCCTATATGCATCCTTTGAAATTTTGAAGATCCTGAAATAGCGTCTTCCACGTGGGACATCTTGAAAGATAGTATTTTGGTTTCAGTGAGTTACATGCCTGTCCTTGTTCATTTAGTGGGTCTGTTTACAGAGTGTGGTAGTTTCATTCTTTAGACTTGCAgaatttatagagaaagaaaattacagcctgCACACCCAAGAGAAGGACAATTCCTCCAATGAAACTGGCTACGTCAAAGGTTGACTTCCTCACAGGTTGTGAAGTCAGAGTTAAAGTGGTGTTAGTTGAATCTGTAGTAGTAGCTGTGGTGGAAGTTGTAGAAGGGGAAGGCAGAGTTGTGGTTTTAGCTGTAGAACTGGTTGGCAACGATGTGGTAGTGGGCACAGAACAGAATTCTGTGCCATTCACCACCTGGCAATCACTAACTGTTGAATTATCTGAATAGTAGCTTTTACCTTTACATTCTATCCC
Above is a window of Camelus dromedarius isolate mCamDro1 chromosome 26, mCamDro1.pat, whole genome shotgun sequence DNA encoding:
- the LOC105096299 gene encoding sialomucin core protein 24-like, producing the protein MSGLSRSLLWVAGCLAALCVLTTAQSSDLTLKVTTPTTSPTTTKTAPVTPTTHPMVTTPAPEICESRNSCVSCFNASTAHTTRFGIECKGKSYYSDNSTVSDCQVVNGTEFCSVPTTTSLPTSSTAKTTTLPSPSTTSTTATTTDSTNTTLTLTSQPVRKSTFDVASFIGGIVLLLGVQAVIFFLYKFCKSKE